One window of the Haloarcula sp. DT43 genome contains the following:
- a CDS encoding HalOD1 output domain-containing protein gives MIRVKNFGAFRRGARIRPVEYEIGAEESVSTAVVRAVSAVEGRKPCSLRPLADVVDPTALDSLFDPRYDGTPRTGGRLSFVYSDCCITIDNGEYLTLQLLGDRFRDERD, from the coding sequence ATGATTCGGGTGAAAAACTTCGGGGCTTTTCGTCGTGGAGCACGAATCAGACCTGTGGAGTACGAAATCGGGGCGGAGGAATCGGTCAGCACGGCCGTCGTACGCGCGGTGAGCGCTGTCGAAGGCCGTAAACCGTGTTCCCTGCGACCACTGGCGGACGTCGTCGATCCGACTGCGCTAGATTCGTTGTTCGACCCGCGGTACGACGGAACTCCTCGGACGGGCGGACGTCTCTCGTTCGTGTACAGCGATTGTTGCATCACGATCGACAATGGCGAGTATCTCACGCTCCAGTTACTCGGAGACCGTTTCCGCGACGAACGCGATTAA
- a CDS encoding transposase has translation MVLMSDSRRAVFRDIAQAPYTEWPAYDSTPLYNRGSLDALQEDIRAVGQRWFKHDHHGSVENFVCQYPLAYFRFAAHDRYGGATRYKMKSLFRVFVLKELHGWEHETALVDYLDHRSDLYEQLAFETIPDQSTLWRSWHERFTADLRETVETAARTILIKAQNAGVAVPRDPERKLRHHDDDREDSDPDDQLVLKQAEEITDHVSHVVFPAFSLNRGGGCEIHENAYWSLQTYLGLRENLAANEGARSFVHESTRERTPLGHAHRDHIRDLSTEQIREMYRQAVRQLIDEVAETEEFFRAGIVAIDITKADPFTGDRTGHEDEIIGTKENTDEYAYQWATVQLVGNAVPLVLDARPVRKGETRKEIVEDLLDSAEDLVHVDNVLMDREFDSQHVLEMISQRGLSYVVPKRMQTSEKAQAKRLLQRDQDRYETDRKLHLGKNEWHKTTLIYRRKEDSEHDDHRQYSVFMTNRGSGHLTEYGYRWEIESGYKSIKRFMAATTSKDFVLRFFYFAFACLLCSIWRAVDLLVQVELTGEYEHSPLVTADNTLTLLKKETGIG, from the coding sequence ATGGTTCTAATGTCTGACTCTCGACGTGCCGTCTTTCGGGATATTGCACAGGCTCCGTATACTGAGTGGCCTGCCTACGACTCGACGCCACTCTACAATCGGGGTTCACTCGATGCGCTTCAGGAGGATATCCGAGCGGTTGGGCAGCGGTGGTTCAAACACGACCATCACGGGTCGGTGGAAAACTTTGTATGTCAATACCCACTGGCCTACTTCCGGTTCGCCGCTCACGACCGTTATGGGGGCGCGACACGATACAAGATGAAATCCCTCTTTCGGGTGTTTGTTCTGAAGGAACTCCACGGGTGGGAGCACGAAACAGCACTCGTCGACTACCTCGATCATCGCTCTGACCTCTACGAGCAACTGGCTTTCGAGACGATTCCAGACCAGTCGACGCTGTGGCGCAGCTGGCACGAGCGTTTCACCGCTGACCTCCGAGAGACAGTCGAGACGGCGGCTCGAACAATCCTCATCAAAGCCCAGAATGCAGGTGTCGCGGTTCCACGTGACCCGGAGCGAAAGCTTCGGCACCACGATGACGATCGAGAGGACTCAGACCCCGACGACCAATTAGTCCTAAAACAGGCTGAGGAGATCACTGACCATGTCAGCCACGTCGTCTTCCCCGCGTTCTCGCTCAATCGTGGCGGTGGCTGTGAGATCCACGAGAACGCCTACTGGAGCTTACAGACGTATCTCGGGCTTCGTGAGAACTTGGCCGCCAACGAAGGCGCTCGCAGCTTCGTCCACGAGTCGACGCGGGAGCGGACACCACTCGGGCACGCTCATCGCGACCACATTCGTGATCTCTCTACCGAGCAGATTCGAGAGATGTATCGACAGGCGGTCCGGCAACTCATTGACGAGGTCGCAGAGACAGAGGAGTTCTTCCGCGCAGGAATCGTCGCCATCGACATCACCAAAGCCGATCCCTTCACAGGCGACCGAACCGGCCACGAGGACGAGATCATCGGAACGAAAGAGAACACCGACGAGTACGCCTATCAGTGGGCGACAGTCCAGCTGGTCGGGAACGCAGTCCCGCTCGTCCTTGATGCCCGTCCGGTACGGAAAGGCGAGACTCGCAAAGAGATCGTAGAGGACTTGCTTGATTCTGCCGAGGACCTGGTTCACGTCGATAACGTGCTGATGGACCGAGAATTTGACAGTCAACACGTTTTGGAGATGATTAGCCAGCGGGGACTCTCCTACGTTGTGCCCAAGCGGATGCAGACCAGCGAGAAAGCCCAGGCTAAGCGATTGCTCCAGCGCGACCAGGATCGGTATGAGACCGATCGGAAGCTCCATCTCGGGAAGAACGAGTGGCACAAGACGACGCTGATCTACCGTCGGAAAGAGGACTCAGAGCATGACGATCACCGGCAGTATTCGGTGTTCATGACGAATCGGGGGAGCGGACACCTCACGGAGTACGGCTACCGCTGGGAGATCGAGAGCGGCTACAAGTCCATCAAGCGATTTATGGCCGCGACGACATCGAAGGATTTCGTACTTCGGTTTTTCTACTTCGCGTTCGCGTGTCTGTTGTGCTCCATCTGGCGAGCAGTCGATCTGCTGGTACAGGTCGAGCTGACCGGTGAGTACGAACACTCGCCGCTGGTGACGGCGGACAACACACTGACGCTGCTGAAGAAGGAGACTGGAATCGGGTAG
- a CDS encoding TrmB family transcriptional regulator, whose translation MTTNDSLEEAIEVLQQLGLKEYEARCFVGLSRLHTGTAKKLSEMTEVPRTRVYDAIRVLEAQGLVEIQHSSPQQFRAVPLDEATETLRDQYEDRVERLHDALDMVEIVEEDETPVQQIWAMSGRDAIENRADQLIENAAEEVVLVVGDESLLTDDLVATLNDVGNGVDLLIGALTESLQEQIQTAVPDAMTFVSGLEWLHGEDATENETAIGRLLLVDRSTILVSSLMPGTKEEQAIFGEGFGNGLVVIARRLMAQGLLTARDPKQ comes from the coding sequence ATGACTACCAATGATAGTCTGGAGGAAGCGATCGAGGTCCTCCAGCAACTCGGCTTGAAAGAATACGAGGCGCGATGCTTCGTCGGCCTGTCCCGCCTCCACACGGGAACAGCAAAAAAATTGAGTGAGATGACGGAGGTTCCCCGAACGCGGGTGTACGATGCGATTCGAGTACTGGAGGCGCAAGGGCTGGTCGAGATACAGCATTCGAGCCCGCAGCAGTTCCGGGCGGTTCCGCTCGACGAGGCGACCGAGACCCTGCGCGACCAGTACGAAGACCGGGTCGAGCGCCTCCACGATGCGCTGGATATGGTCGAAATCGTCGAGGAAGACGAGACCCCCGTCCAGCAGATATGGGCGATGTCCGGGCGGGACGCGATCGAAAATCGGGCGGACCAACTCATCGAGAACGCGGCCGAGGAGGTCGTTCTTGTCGTCGGCGACGAGTCACTGCTGACCGATGATCTCGTTGCCACTCTCAACGACGTCGGTAACGGGGTCGACCTTCTCATCGGCGCGCTGACGGAATCGCTGCAAGAGCAGATCCAGACGGCCGTGCCGGACGCGATGACGTTCGTCTCTGGCCTGGAGTGGTTACACGGTGAGGACGCTACTGAAAACGAGACGGCGATCGGCCGGCTCCTGCTGGTCGACCGCTCGACGATTCTCGTGAGTTCGCTCATGCCAGGCACCAAGGAGGAACAAGCGATCTTCGGCGAAGGATTCGGGAATGGGCTGGTCGTCATCGCCCGGCGACTCATGGCCCAGGGGTTGCTGACCGCTCGTGATCCCAAGCAGTAA